One part of the Brevundimonas sp. NIBR11 genome encodes these proteins:
- the bamA gene encoding outer membrane protein assembly factor BamA, producing the protein MILNDPRAASTTGDRNLRRTCAATASLLALVAGTPALAQTAPAPSTDPVQTAAPATPDPRPETGVVNRILVQGNQRIDQTTVLSYLPIQPGDTIDPVILDVAIRTLTRTQLFADVQIGLQPNGDLIVRIVENPIINQVVFEGNGAVSEDKLREEVTISPRGIYTRARVQEDVGKIIELYRLSGRISATVTPKLVQLEQNRVDVIFEIDEGPETGVQAITFLGNDAFSDSELREVMVTKQSRWWRLFTKNDNYDPGRLDYDREQLRKFYTNRGYYDFRITSAVAELAPDDSAFAMTLTVDEGDKYNFGDIQVVTQNDRLNADFLELLLPIRTGDLYESDKIESSVDALTFAAGSAGYAFVDINPTYRPNPDTDTIDVTFNVSEGQRVYVDRINVIGNTRTIDPVIRRELMVTEGDAFNRTLLERSRNNLRALGFFKEVTVDETRGAAPDRSIVNVTVEEQPTGELSVGAGFSSVDSFVVNLGISERNFRGRGQNVVARVEWGSLRQQIDFRFTEPRFLGRDIGAGFDLFHSRYDFQEESSFDYRSTGAGVRLTYPLNGYSRLSTRYFIKDDEILVPFGYCDANGIGSSALCEQVGASLNSSVGYTLQIDRRNDPIRATRGWTGSLRQDFAGLGGDVNYVKTEMDANVYYGITPSWIVTVSGAAGYVSGWSGDAVRINDRFFKGGNSFRGFENAGMGPRDLSTNDALGGNFYAVGSVELTLPNGLPEQYGIKTSLFADVGTLGVLDNRYTLGTNGLPDTTIADDLSLRASAGLSVHWKSPMGPIRFDFSKILRQEDYDRTETFRFSTSTQF; encoded by the coding sequence ATGATCCTGAACGACCCCCGCGCCGCTTCCACTACGGGTGACCGCAATCTGCGCAGGACCTGTGCGGCGACGGCCAGCCTGCTGGCGCTCGTCGCGGGGACTCCAGCGCTGGCCCAGACGGCGCCCGCTCCGTCGACCGATCCCGTCCAGACGGCGGCGCCGGCGACGCCGGATCCACGCCCGGAAACCGGAGTGGTCAACCGCATCCTGGTTCAGGGCAACCAGCGCATCGACCAGACCACGGTCCTGTCCTATCTGCCGATCCAGCCCGGCGACACCATCGACCCGGTAATCCTGGACGTCGCCATCCGGACCCTGACGCGGACGCAACTGTTCGCCGATGTTCAGATCGGGCTTCAGCCCAACGGCGATCTGATCGTCCGCATCGTCGAGAACCCGATCATCAATCAGGTCGTGTTCGAGGGCAACGGCGCGGTCAGCGAGGACAAGCTGCGCGAGGAAGTGACCATCTCGCCGCGCGGCATCTACACGCGCGCCCGGGTCCAGGAGGACGTGGGCAAGATCATCGAACTTTACCGCCTATCGGGCCGCATTTCCGCGACGGTGACGCCCAAGCTGGTCCAACTCGAACAGAACCGCGTCGACGTCATCTTCGAGATCGACGAAGGTCCCGAGACGGGCGTTCAGGCGATCACCTTCCTGGGCAACGACGCCTTCTCGGATAGCGAACTGCGTGAGGTCATGGTGACCAAGCAGTCACGCTGGTGGCGTCTGTTCACCAAGAACGACAACTACGATCCAGGCCGCCTTGACTACGACCGCGAGCAGTTGCGGAAATTCTATACGAACCGCGGCTACTACGACTTCCGCATCACCTCGGCCGTGGCCGAGCTGGCGCCGGACGACAGCGCCTTCGCCATGACGCTGACGGTCGACGAGGGCGACAAATACAATTTCGGCGACATCCAGGTCGTCACCCAGAACGATCGTCTGAACGCGGACTTCCTTGAGCTGCTGCTGCCTATCCGGACGGGCGATCTGTACGAGAGCGACAAGATCGAGAGCTCCGTCGACGCCCTGACCTTTGCTGCGGGCTCGGCGGGCTACGCCTTCGTCGATATCAACCCGACCTACCGCCCGAACCCCGATACCGACACGATCGACGTCACCTTCAATGTGTCCGAGGGCCAGCGCGTCTACGTCGATCGCATCAACGTCATCGGCAACACCCGCACCATCGATCCGGTCATTCGGCGCGAGCTGATGGTGACCGAAGGCGACGCCTTTAACCGCACCCTGCTGGAGCGGTCGCGCAACAATCTGCGCGCCCTCGGCTTCTTCAAGGAGGTCACGGTCGACGAGACTCGCGGCGCCGCGCCCGACCGCTCGATCGTCAACGTCACGGTCGAGGAACAGCCGACCGGCGAACTCTCCGTCGGCGCCGGCTTCAGCTCGGTCGACAGCTTCGTGGTCAACCTGGGTATTTCGGAGCGGAATTTCCGAGGTCGGGGCCAGAACGTGGTCGCACGTGTCGAGTGGGGCTCCCTGCGTCAGCAGATCGACTTCCGCTTCACCGAGCCGCGGTTCCTGGGCCGCGACATCGGCGCCGGGTTCGACTTGTTCCACTCGCGCTACGACTTCCAGGAAGAATCCTCTTTCGATTACAGGTCGACAGGCGCGGGCGTGCGCCTGACCTATCCGCTGAACGGCTACAGCCGCCTGTCGACCCGATACTTCATCAAGGACGACGAGATCCTGGTGCCGTTCGGCTATTGCGACGCCAACGGCATCGGCTCATCAGCCCTGTGCGAACAGGTCGGCGCCTCGCTCAACTCGTCGGTCGGCTACACCCTTCAGATCGACCGTCGTAACGACCCGATCCGCGCCACTCGCGGCTGGACCGGGTCGCTGCGTCAGGACTTCGCCGGGCTCGGCGGGGACGTGAACTATGTGAAGACCGAAATGGACGCCAACGTCTATTACGGCATCACGCCGAGCTGGATCGTGACCGTCTCAGGCGCCGCCGGCTATGTGTCAGGCTGGAGCGGCGATGCGGTTCGCATCAACGACCGCTTCTTCAAGGGCGGCAACAGCTTCCGCGGCTTCGAGAACGCCGGCATGGGGCCGCGCGATCTCTCGACCAACGACGCGCTCGGCGGCAACTTCTACGCCGTCGGCAGCGTCGAGCTGACGCTGCCCAACGGCCTGCCCGAACAGTACGGCATCAAGACCTCCCTGTTCGCTGATGTCGGCACTCTGGGCGTCCTGGACAACCGTTACACCCTCGGAACCAACGGCCTTCCCGACACCACCATCGCCGACGACTTGTCCTTGCGCGCCTCAGCGGGCCTCAGCGTTCACTGGAAATCGCCTATGGGTCCGATCCGGTTCGATTTCAGCAAAATCCTGCGACAAGAAGACTACGATCGGACCGAAACCTTCCGCTTCTCGACATCAACCCAGTTCTAA
- a CDS encoding M50 family metallopeptidase, with protein sequence MLEFLGQALIYVVPFLLVLTIIVTIHELGHFWVARAFGVKVDRFAIGFGKALFSRTDKHGIEWRVGWMPLGGYVKFSGDMDASSVPDSRGLAALKSEIVARDGAGAERDYFHFKPVWQRMLIVAAGPVANFILAIFIFTLLFSAIGDRLRPAQVADVASGSPAATAGFQTGDLITAINGRVIGDAGEVTRKVSLSSGDALRFTVERAGSEIELIATPVRRAETDPIAGRVSVGRIGLSLISPRQDVRYVRYNPIEAVGRGVRETGDILGTTLTYLGRIFTGRESGDQLSGPLGIAKASGALTKAAVAANPDPGATALNLLLTLTSFAAILSIGIGFLNLLPIPVLDGGHLVFYAYEAVAKKPVAANVQEAGYRVGLALLAGLMLFATWNDLQKSNVFQFLGGLVS encoded by the coding sequence ATGCTGGAATTCCTGGGACAGGCCCTGATCTACGTCGTGCCGTTCCTGCTGGTGCTGACGATCATCGTCACCATCCATGAGCTGGGCCATTTCTGGGTCGCGCGCGCCTTCGGCGTAAAGGTCGACCGGTTCGCCATCGGGTTCGGCAAGGCCCTGTTCAGCCGCACCGACAAGCACGGCATCGAATGGCGCGTCGGCTGGATGCCTCTGGGCGGCTATGTGAAATTCTCGGGCGACATGGATGCGTCCAGCGTGCCCGATAGCCGGGGCCTGGCGGCCCTGAAGTCCGAGATCGTCGCCCGCGACGGCGCGGGGGCGGAGCGCGACTATTTCCACTTCAAGCCCGTGTGGCAGCGGATGCTGATCGTCGCCGCCGGACCGGTGGCCAACTTCATCCTGGCCATCTTCATCTTCACCCTGTTGTTCTCGGCCATCGGAGACCGGTTGCGCCCGGCACAGGTGGCCGATGTCGCGTCCGGGTCGCCCGCCGCGACCGCCGGATTTCAGACCGGCGACCTGATCACGGCCATCAACGGCCGGGTGATCGGCGACGCCGGCGAGGTGACGCGGAAGGTGAGCTTGTCCAGCGGCGACGCCCTGCGCTTCACCGTGGAACGGGCCGGAAGCGAGATCGAACTGATCGCCACCCCGGTTCGGCGCGCCGAGACCGACCCCATCGCCGGTCGCGTCAGCGTAGGCCGCATCGGCCTGTCCCTGATCAGCCCCCGCCAGGACGTGCGGTATGTCCGCTACAATCCCATCGAGGCCGTCGGTCGCGGGGTGCGTGAGACGGGCGACATCCTGGGCACGACCCTGACCTATCTGGGGCGCATCTTCACGGGCCGGGAATCCGGCGACCAGCTGAGCGGGCCGCTGGGCATCGCCAAGGCGTCGGGCGCACTGACCAAGGCCGCCGTGGCCGCCAATCCCGATCCGGGCGCGACGGCGCTGAACCTGCTCCTGACGCTGACGAGCTTCGCCGCCATACTTTCGATCGGAATCGGCTTTCTAAACCTCTTGCCCATCCCGGTTCTGGACGGCGGACATCTGGTCTTCTACGCCTATGAGGCTGTGGCGAAGAAACCCGTGGCCGCCAATGTTCAAGAGGCGGGATACCGGGTCGGTCTTGCTTTGCTGGCGGGTTTGATGTTGTTCGCCACCTGGAACGACCTGCAGAAGTCGAACGTGTTCCAATTCCTCGGCGGGCTCGTCAGTTGA
- the dxr gene encoding 1-deoxy-D-xylulose-5-phosphate reductoisomerase codes for MALFRRRRVIRRRVTVLGSTGSVGASTLDLMDQAQAAGTGDFDVVALTGGQNIARLAEQARRWRPGIAVTADPAKLEALRAALAGTGVEAAAGEAAIVEAATRPVDLVMASIVGAAGLKSAWAAAATGATLALANKESLVCCGRALIERVQASGGRLIPVDSEHSAIFQVFPAEAPERVSRLILTASGGPFRKATRVEMAAMTPEQAVAHPNWSMGAKISVDSATMANKGLEMIEAAYLFDMPASKIDVVVHPESIIHSLVEFIDGSTLAQMGPPDMKTPIACALAWPDRMAWPAPQLDLAALGRLTFEAPDTERFPSLRLAREALEAGRGAPTIFNAANEVAALAFLDRRLAFLNIAAVVAETLDRMTKMGADADFDDACAGALALDARARRVAVEIVGDLALAA; via the coding sequence ATGGCACTATTTCGGCGGCGGCGCGTGATCCGGCGCCGTGTGACCGTACTGGGCTCGACCGGATCTGTGGGCGCCTCAACGCTCGACCTGATGGATCAGGCCCAGGCGGCGGGGACGGGCGATTTCGATGTCGTCGCCCTGACCGGAGGTCAAAACATTGCGCGGCTGGCCGAACAGGCGCGGCGCTGGCGGCCGGGGATCGCGGTAACAGCCGATCCCGCCAAGCTTGAAGCTCTGCGGGCAGCGCTGGCTGGCACGGGCGTCGAGGCGGCGGCTGGGGAAGCGGCGATTGTCGAGGCGGCGACGCGCCCGGTGGACCTCGTGATGGCGTCGATCGTGGGCGCGGCGGGTCTGAAGTCCGCCTGGGCCGCCGCCGCGACCGGGGCGACCCTGGCCCTGGCCAACAAGGAGAGTCTGGTCTGCTGCGGCCGCGCCCTGATAGAGCGCGTGCAGGCCAGCGGCGGGCGTTTGATCCCGGTCGATTCCGAACATTCCGCCATCTTCCAGGTCTTCCCAGCCGAGGCGCCCGAGCGAGTCTCGCGTTTAATCCTGACGGCTTCCGGCGGGCCGTTCCGCAAGGCCACGCGGGTCGAGATGGCCGCCATGACGCCAGAGCAGGCCGTCGCTCACCCGAACTGGAGCATGGGGGCGAAGATCTCGGTCGACAGCGCCACCATGGCCAACAAGGGTCTGGAGATGATCGAGGCGGCCTATCTGTTCGACATGCCCGCATCGAAGATCGACGTCGTCGTCCACCCGGAATCGATCATTCACAGCCTGGTCGAGTTCATCGACGGCTCGACCCTGGCCCAGATGGGGCCGCCGGACATGAAGACGCCGATCGCCTGCGCCCTGGCATGGCCGGATCGAATGGCGTGGCCGGCGCCGCAGCTGGATCTGGCCGCCTTGGGCCGACTGACCTTCGAAGCGCCCGATACGGAGCGGTTCCCCTCGCTGCGGCTGGCGCGCGAGGCGCTGGAGGCTGGCAGAGGGGCGCCGACCATCTTCAACGCCGCCAACGAGGTCGCCGCCCTGGCCTTCCTTGACCGCCGTCTGGCGTTTCTCAATATTGCCGCAGTCGTCGCCGAAACCCTGGATCGGATGACGAAGATGGGGGCGGACGCCGACTTTGACGATGCCTGCGCCGGTGCGCTCGCGCTCGACGCGCGCGCCCGTCGGGTGGCGGTCGAGATCGTCGGGGATCTGGCGCTCGCCGCCTGA
- a CDS encoding phosphatidate cytidylyltransferase has product MGLRAASALVLAPIALLAVWFGGPWILAVLLIACGVLSTEWARMSAPSDWKAIAAAVSLALMAMLLSQPNDALSFSLVLLVFGGAAAGVFARLRGQSGIDAAYGVLYLGWPALLLIWLRDGNTAVGFYWVTLAFVVAWASDIVAFMVGSAVGGPKLWPRYSPNKTWSGFIGGLIAGTIAGAAMAALPEAGIRSMQWSALLGFAAALATMAGDLWESALKRRFGVKDAGNLIPGHGGLMDRVDGLMFAIVIVAIGRTLWHYFGGGA; this is encoded by the coding sequence ATGGGCCTGCGCGCTGCCTCGGCCCTCGTGCTGGCGCCGATCGCCTTGCTGGCGGTGTGGTTCGGCGGCCCGTGGATCCTGGCCGTGTTGCTGATCGCATGCGGGGTGCTGTCGACCGAATGGGCGCGGATGAGCGCGCCGTCGGACTGGAAGGCGATCGCCGCCGCCGTGTCGCTGGCGCTGATGGCGATGCTTCTGTCCCAGCCGAACGACGCCCTGTCGTTCAGCCTTGTCCTGCTGGTGTTCGGCGGCGCGGCTGCCGGCGTGTTCGCCAGGCTGCGCGGCCAGTCGGGCATCGATGCGGCCTATGGCGTTCTGTACCTGGGCTGGCCAGCCCTGTTGCTGATCTGGCTTCGGGACGGGAACACCGCGGTCGGCTTCTACTGGGTGACCCTGGCCTTCGTGGTCGCCTGGGCGTCCGACATCGTCGCCTTCATGGTCGGCAGCGCTGTGGGCGGACCCAAGCTCTGGCCGCGCTATTCGCCGAACAAGACCTGGTCGGGCTTCATCGGCGGCCTGATCGCCGGCACCATCGCGGGCGCCGCGATGGCCGCCTTGCCGGAAGCGGGCATCCGCTCGATGCAATGGAGCGCGCTGCTCGGCTTCGCGGCTGCCCTAGCGACCATGGCGGGCGATCTGTGGGAGTCCGCGCTGAAGCGACGGTTCGGGGTGAAGGACGCCGGCAACCTGATCCCCGGCCACGGCGGGCTCATGGACCGCGTCGACGGGCTGATGTTCGCCATCGTGATCGTCGCCATCGGACGGACCCTATGGCACTATTTCGGCGGCGGCGCGTGA
- the uppS gene encoding polyprenyl diphosphate synthase, which produces MTATTGGAPTPEAGPRHVALIMDGNGRWAQARGLPRAMGHREGVQALKRTVQAAPDFGIECLTVFGFSTENWRRPAEEVSDLMGLVRSYVASDLARLEKNGVRVRVLGRRNGLPADIAGIVERAERTTAHNSRFLLQVAFNYGGRADIVDAAQAYVDQLLAGQATGPLDEAALGLGLSTAGGPPVDLIVRTSGEQRLSNFLLWEAAYAELVYQNILWPDYGPEALADAVHQYQQRDRRFGAIAVEPAFAAG; this is translated from the coding sequence ATGACCGCCACCACCGGCGGCGCGCCAACCCCCGAAGCGGGGCCTCGGCACGTCGCACTGATCATGGACGGCAACGGTCGCTGGGCTCAGGCTCGCGGTCTGCCCCGGGCCATGGGCCATCGGGAGGGTGTCCAGGCGTTGAAGCGGACGGTGCAGGCGGCGCCCGATTTCGGCATCGAGTGCCTGACCGTTTTCGGGTTCTCCACCGAGAACTGGCGACGTCCCGCGGAGGAGGTGTCCGACCTGATGGGGCTGGTCCGGTCCTATGTGGCCAGCGATCTGGCCCGGCTTGAGAAGAACGGCGTGCGCGTACGGGTCTTGGGTCGTCGTAACGGCCTGCCGGCCGATATCGCCGGCATCGTCGAGCGCGCGGAACGGACCACGGCGCACAACTCCCGCTTCCTGCTCCAGGTCGCGTTCAACTACGGCGGCCGGGCGGACATCGTCGATGCGGCCCAGGCGTATGTGGACCAGTTGCTGGCTGGTCAGGCGACCGGACCCCTGGATGAGGCGGCTTTGGGTCTGGGGTTGTCGACCGCAGGCGGACCCCCGGTCGATCTGATCGTGAGGACCTCGGGCGAGCAGCGGCTGTCGAACTTCCTCCTGTGGGAGGCGGCCTATGCCGAGTTGGTCTACCAGAATATCCTCTGGCCCGATTACGGCCCTGAGGCGCTGGCCGACGCCGTCCATCAGTATCAGCAGCGTGACCGGCGTTTCGGAGCGATCGCGGTCGAGCCGGCGTTCGCGGCCGGCTGA
- the frr gene encoding ribosome recycling factor, with protein MAKPDLKTYRDRMDKSVSSLKEEFQGLRTGRANAGLLDPVQVQAYGASSPLNAVAAISVPEPRLIAVSVWDKGMVGPVEKAIRAAGLGLNPIVDGQTLRIPVPPLTEERRKELAKLAGKYAEQQKIAVRNVRRDANEDLKKAEKAGEISQDEQKKMEAEVQKDTDAAIKRIDETLKTKEVEIMQV; from the coding sequence ATGGCCAAGCCCGATCTGAAGACCTATCGCGACCGCATGGACAAGTCCGTGTCCTCCCTGAAGGAGGAATTCCAAGGTCTGCGCACCGGTCGCGCGAACGCCGGCCTTCTGGATCCCGTGCAGGTCCAGGCCTATGGCGCCTCGTCGCCGCTGAACGCCGTGGCCGCCATCTCGGTGCCCGAACCGCGCCTGATCGCGGTCAGCGTCTGGGACAAGGGCATGGTCGGACCGGTCGAGAAGGCCATCCGCGCCGCCGGTCTGGGCCTGAACCCCATCGTCGATGGCCAGACCCTGCGCATCCCCGTACCGCCTCTGACCGAGGAACGACGCAAGGAGTTGGCCAAGCTGGCCGGCAAATACGCCGAACAGCAGAAGATCGCCGTGCGTAACGTGCGCCGTGACGCCAACGAGGACCTCAAGAAGGCCGAGAAGGCTGGCGAAATTTCGCAGGACGAGCAGAAGAAGATGGAGGCCGAGGTCCAGAAGGACACGGACGCGGCCATCAAGCGCATCGACGAGACCTTGAAGACCAAGGAAGTTGAGATCATGCAGGTCTGA
- the pyrH gene encoding UMP kinase yields MPTDSAPKYKKVLLKVSGEVLMGDQGYGIDMATVDTVAAAIGRVAKSGTEICLVIGGGNIFRGLSTAAADMERASADYMGMLATVMNALAMQNALEKIGVDTRVQSAIPMAAIAEPYIRRRAVRHMEKGRVVIFAAGTGNPYFTTDTAAALRAAEMGCDALLKGTSVDGVYSADPKKDKTATRYDHLTYQDVLSQNLKVMDAAAIALMRESKIPIVVFSIREEDSLRKVLNGKGTFTVISDAPAKA; encoded by the coding sequence ATGCCCACTGACAGCGCCCCGAAATACAAGAAGGTGCTGCTGAAGGTCTCGGGCGAGGTTCTGATGGGGGATCAGGGCTATGGCATCGACATGGCCACGGTGGACACCGTCGCCGCCGCCATCGGCCGGGTGGCCAAGAGCGGCACCGAAATCTGCCTGGTCATCGGCGGCGGCAACATCTTCCGAGGCCTGTCGACGGCGGCGGCGGACATGGAGCGCGCCAGCGCGGACTACATGGGCATGTTGGCGACCGTCATGAACGCCCTGGCCATGCAGAACGCGCTGGAGAAGATCGGCGTGGATACGCGGGTCCAGAGCGCCATCCCGATGGCCGCCATCGCCGAGCCTTACATCCGTCGTCGCGCGGTGCGCCACATGGAGAAGGGCCGGGTGGTGATCTTCGCCGCCGGCACCGGCAACCCCTATTTCACGACCGACACGGCCGCCGCTCTGCGCGCCGCCGAGATGGGTTGCGACGCCCTGTTGAAGGGGACCTCCGTTGACGGCGTCTATTCCGCCGACCCGAAGAAGGACAAGACCGCGACCCGCTACGACCACCTGACCTATCAGGACGTGCTGAGCCAGAACCTGAAGGTCATGGACGCCGCCGCCATCGCCCTGATGCGTGAATCGAAGATTCCGATCGTGGTCTTTTCGATCCGCGAAGAAGATTCGCTGCGCAAGGTGCTGAATGGCAAAGGGACGTTCACTGTCATCAGTGACGCTCCGGCCAAAGCCTGA
- the tsf gene encoding translation elongation factor Ts: MAEITAALVMELRAKSGVGMMDCKKALQENDGDINAAIDWLRAKGLSKAAKKADRVAAEGLVAVASKEDGKGEVGAAIEFNSETDFVARNELFQNAAKAFAQKGLEHHTVEALHGAELENGNTIEAEVTNMIATIGENMQLRRAARLSVDEGVVASYVHNAVAPNLGRIGVLVALHGGGDKTALRELGRKIAMHVAATAPLSLNTDDLDPAAVEKERQVLTEKAKEEGKPENMIAKIVDGQINKFQKDVVLTKQPFVMNPDVTIEQLVADTGKELGAPGLHLAGFVRLALGEGVEKVEGPDFASEVASMMAPQA; the protein is encoded by the coding sequence ATGGCCGAGATCACCGCCGCCCTCGTTATGGAACTCCGCGCCAAGTCCGGCGTGGGCATGATGGACTGCAAAAAGGCGCTGCAAGAGAACGACGGCGACATCAACGCCGCCATCGACTGGCTGCGCGCCAAGGGCCTGTCCAAGGCCGCCAAGAAGGCCGACCGTGTCGCCGCCGAAGGGCTGGTGGCCGTCGCTTCGAAGGAAGACGGCAAGGGTGAGGTCGGCGCCGCCATCGAGTTCAATTCGGAAACGGACTTCGTCGCCCGCAACGAGCTGTTCCAGAACGCCGCCAAGGCCTTCGCCCAGAAGGGCCTAGAACACCACACCGTGGAAGCCCTGCACGGCGCCGAGCTGGAAAACGGCAACACCATCGAGGCCGAAGTCACCAACATGATTGCGACCATCGGCGAGAACATGCAGCTGCGTCGCGCCGCTCGCCTGTCGGTCGATGAAGGCGTCGTCGCCTCCTACGTCCACAACGCCGTGGCTCCGAACCTGGGCCGCATCGGCGTGCTGGTCGCCCTGCACGGCGGCGGCGACAAGACCGCCCTGCGCGAGCTGGGCCGCAAGATCGCCATGCACGTGGCGGCGACCGCTCCGCTGTCGCTGAACACGGACGATCTGGACCCGGCCGCCGTCGAGAAGGAACGTCAGGTCCTGACTGAAAAGGCCAAGGAAGAAGGCAAGCCGGAAAACATGATCGCCAAGATCGTGGACGGCCAGATCAACAAGTTCCAGAAGGACGTGGTGCTGACCAAGCAGCCGTTCGTCATGAACCCCGACGTCACCATCGAACAGTTGGTCGCCGATACGGGCAAGGAACTGGGCGCTCCGGGCCTGCACCTGGCTGGCTTCGTCCGTCTGGCTCTGGGCGAAGGCGTCGAGAAGGTCGAGGGTCCGGACTTCGCTTCGGAAGTCGCCTCGATGATGGCTCCGCAAGCTTAA
- the rpsB gene encoding 30S ribosomal protein S2, translating to MALPDFSMRTLLEAGAHFGHQTHRWNPKMERYIFGARSNIHIIDLSQTMPLFHQALVAVREVAAKGGRVLFVGTKRQAAEPVAEAAKRCAQYYMNNRWLGGTLTNWKTVSGSIARLRELEGLLERGGEGRVKKELLTLERERDKLELSLGGIKDMGSIPDIMFVIDTNKEAIAIQEARKLNIPIIAILDTNSDPDGITYPVPGNDDAARAIQTYCDLIADAVLDGLAAGASNSGIDLGASENPVEPMLAEASAPVVADAAPAGAEAVGEEMLAASGEENASEEPAAEEAANA from the coding sequence ATGGCTCTGCCTGACTTCTCCATGCGCACCCTGCTCGAAGCAGGCGCCCACTTCGGCCACCAGACGCACCGCTGGAACCCGAAGATGGAGCGCTACATCTTCGGCGCGCGCTCGAACATCCACATCATCGACCTGTCGCAGACGATGCCGCTCTTCCACCAGGCTCTGGTGGCCGTGCGCGAAGTCGCCGCCAAGGGCGGTCGCGTCCTGTTCGTCGGCACCAAGCGCCAGGCCGCAGAGCCGGTCGCCGAGGCCGCCAAGCGCTGCGCCCAGTACTACATGAACAACCGTTGGCTCGGCGGCACGCTGACCAACTGGAAGACCGTTTCGGGCTCGATCGCCCGCCTGCGCGAGCTGGAAGGCCTGCTGGAGCGCGGCGGTGAAGGCCGCGTGAAGAAGGAGCTGCTGACGCTGGAGCGCGAACGCGACAAGCTGGAGCTGTCGCTGGGCGGCATCAAGGACATGGGTTCGATTCCGGACATCATGTTCGTGATCGACACCAACAAGGAAGCGATCGCGATCCAGGAAGCTCGCAAGCTGAACATCCCGATCATCGCGATCCTGGACACCAATTCGGACCCGGACGGCATCACCTATCCGGTCCCGGGCAACGACGACGCCGCCCGCGCCATCCAGACCTATTGCGACCTGATCGCCGACGCCGTCCTGGACGGTCTGGCCGCCGGCGCCTCCAACTCGGGCATCGACCTGGGCGCTTCCGAGAACCCTGTCGAGCCGATGCTGGCCGAAGCTTCGGCTCCGGTCGTCGCTGACGCCGCCCCTGCGGGCGCCGAAGCTGTCGGCGAGGAAATGTTGGCCGCTTCGGGCGAAGAGAACGCCTCGGAAGAGCCGGCCGCCGAAGAAGCCGCCAACGCCTGA
- a CDS encoding DUF4142 domain-containing protein: MTRMLLAGVATLALLGACSRSEDPAEDAAATVNAAQDAVSGPVGQTSAATIGANTAGGFVTALATSDMYELQAAEIAMTKSSTAAIDELAGMIKTDHTASSAKLKTIAPTEAADTPLPTALDERRKGLIDNLNAAAPADFDRVWLTQQVAAHNEALTLLNGFKDHAETPSLAALATEIIPKVTMHRDQAQRLLDAM, from the coding sequence ATGACTCGTATGCTGCTTGCCGGCGTCGCCACCCTGGCCCTTCTGGGTGCGTGCAGCCGATCCGAAGACCCCGCCGAGGATGCGGCCGCCACAGTGAACGCGGCGCAGGACGCCGTTTCAGGCCCCGTCGGACAGACCTCGGCCGCCACGATCGGCGCCAATACGGCCGGGGGATTCGTCACCGCCCTGGCGACCTCGGACATGTATGAGCTGCAGGCCGCCGAGATCGCGATGACGAAGTCGTCGACAGCCGCGATCGACGAGTTGGCGGGGATGATCAAGACCGACCACACGGCCTCGAGCGCCAAGCTCAAGACGATCGCGCCGACGGAAGCAGCCGACACCCCCCTGCCGACCGCGCTCGATGAACGCCGTAAAGGACTGATCGACAACCTGAACGCCGCCGCGCCGGCCGATTTCGACCGCGTATGGCTGACCCAGCAGGTCGCGGCGCACAACGAGGCCCTGACCCTGCTGAACGGGTTCAAGGACCACGCCGAGACGCCCAGTCTGGCGGCGCTGGCCACCGAGATCATCCCCAAGGTCACGATGCACCGCGACCAGGCCCAGCGCCTGCTCGATGCGATGTAG